A window of the Streptomyces albireticuli genome harbors these coding sequences:
- a CDS encoding cytochrome P450 translates to MSPDRTVAPPPEIFTPAFFQNSHPVLDALRAQAPATLVTGVSGSRLWLVPRYEAARTLLASPAVRKDEWKRPDRRERHTVRSERRRETSARIRANMIGADPPDPQRLRHSTQQALSRGPVEAMRRRVEVFADDTLGALRGSGPVEFRARIAYPFAIAVIGELLGLRDDEQAAFPAWFEPLMCRRSSPGDQKSSQFIADFGERLVDRGRAQPVRGLLSTLGSRRAGRRALSRHELASAAFLLLIAGVETANALTNGVYALLRHPGQYDALLADRGLLRGAVEECLRHEGPFRAVGPRHTAEPVDLGEGVTIPAGEFLLIAVGAANRDPRRFPDPHRFDITRTDHQHLAMGHGTHRCIGSLLAYAQMEVLFGRLLDRFPRMRLAVPAEKVRRQQSMTMNWLEDLPVLLR, encoded by the coding sequence GTGTCACCCGACCGGACCGTCGCCCCACCGCCTGAGATCTTCACCCCGGCCTTCTTCCAGAACTCCCACCCCGTCCTCGACGCCCTGCGGGCCCAGGCCCCCGCCACTCTGGTCACCGGGGTGAGCGGCAGCCGCCTGTGGCTCGTCCCGCGCTACGAGGCGGCGCGTACGCTGCTGGCCTCGCCCGCCGTCCGCAAGGACGAGTGGAAGCGGCCCGACCGCCGCGAGCGACATACCGTCCGCTCGGAACGGCGGCGCGAGACGAGCGCCCGCATCCGGGCCAATATGATCGGCGCCGATCCGCCGGACCCCCAGCGCCTGCGCCACAGCACCCAGCAGGCGCTCAGCAGAGGCCCGGTGGAGGCGATGCGCCGGCGCGTCGAGGTCTTCGCCGACGACACCCTCGGCGCCCTCCGCGGCTCCGGGCCCGTGGAGTTCCGCGCGCGGATCGCCTATCCCTTCGCCATCGCCGTGATCGGCGAGCTGCTCGGCCTGCGCGACGACGAACAGGCGGCGTTCCCCGCCTGGTTCGAACCCCTGATGTGCCGCCGGAGCTCGCCGGGCGACCAGAAGTCCTCCCAGTTCATCGCCGACTTCGGCGAACGGCTGGTGGACCGGGGCCGCGCCCAGCCCGTCCGTGGTCTGCTGTCCACCCTGGGATCGCGGCGCGCGGGCCGCCGGGCGCTGAGCCGCCACGAGCTCGCCTCGGCCGCGTTCCTCCTGCTCATCGCGGGCGTGGAGACGGCCAACGCCCTCACCAACGGCGTGTACGCCCTCCTGCGCCACCCCGGTCAGTACGACGCGCTGCTCGCGGACCGCGGCCTGCTGCGGGGCGCGGTCGAGGAATGCCTGCGCCACGAGGGCCCGTTCCGCGCGGTGGGCCCGCGCCACACCGCCGAGCCGGTGGACCTGGGCGAGGGCGTGACCATCCCGGCCGGGGAGTTCCTGCTGATCGCCGTGGGCGCGGCCAACCGCGACCCGCGCCGCTTCCCCGACCCGCACCGCTTCGACATCACCCGCACCGATCACCAGCACCTGGCCATGGGCCACGGCACGCACCGCTGCATCGGGTCGCTGCTGGCGTACGCGCAGATGGAGGTCCTCTTCGGGCGGCTGCTGGACCGTTTCCCCCGGATGCGGCTGGCCGTGCCGGCGGAGAAGGTGCGGAGGCAGCAGAGCATGACGATGAACTGGCTGGAGGACTTGCCGGTTCTGTTGCGCTGA
- a CDS encoding DUF1611 domain-containing protein produces the protein MRDLSTAKWSHVTRGVTAPGRCRLGGLATPHRPGDLVVAGVDRVGGGGRLEDTHGRRVRLRTGDLVVGACGNRYATDSYEGYHRPGPRAHLLTSGGVIGTAVSWHTGCTAPTELTILGALAGEDDRPLSLDRFARPAPPPPAERPRVLAVVGSSMNAGKTTTAAGLLTGWARAGLVPGAAKVTGTGSGKDRWAYLDAGARHVTDFLDFGMPSTFGYPVERLLAAMTAMRDALAHDGAGAIVLELADGLLQHETRTLTAALPEVCDGVVLAVGDALAASAGVDLLSALGVRVLAVSGLVTAGPLAAREAAAVTGLPVLSPARLADGAAVELLAGPVALATAGGR, from the coding sequence ATGAGGGATCTGTCCACGGCGAAGTGGAGCCATGTCACGCGGGGCGTCACCGCGCCGGGCCGGTGCCGGCTCGGCGGGCTCGCCACGCCGCACCGGCCGGGCGATCTGGTGGTGGCGGGCGTCGACCGGGTGGGAGGCGGCGGCCGGCTGGAGGACACGCACGGCAGACGGGTCCGGCTGCGCACCGGCGATCTGGTGGTCGGCGCCTGCGGCAACCGCTACGCGACGGACTCGTACGAGGGCTACCACCGGCCGGGCCCGCGGGCGCACCTGCTGACCTCCGGCGGCGTCATCGGCACCGCCGTCTCCTGGCACACCGGCTGCACGGCGCCGACCGAGCTGACGATCCTCGGCGCGCTGGCCGGCGAGGACGACCGGCCGCTGTCCCTCGACCGGTTCGCCCGGCCCGCACCGCCACCGCCCGCCGAGCGGCCCCGCGTCCTGGCGGTCGTCGGCTCGTCGATGAACGCCGGCAAGACCACCACGGCGGCCGGCCTGCTGACCGGCTGGGCCCGCGCGGGGCTGGTGCCCGGCGCCGCGAAGGTCACCGGAACCGGCAGCGGCAAGGACCGCTGGGCCTACCTGGACGCCGGGGCCCGGCACGTGACCGACTTCCTGGACTTCGGGATGCCGTCGACCTTCGGCTATCCCGTCGAGCGGCTCCTCGCGGCGATGACGGCGATGCGGGACGCACTGGCACACGACGGCGCCGGCGCGATCGTCCTGGAGCTCGCGGACGGGCTGCTCCAGCACGAGACCCGCACGCTCACGGCCGCGCTGCCCGAGGTCTGCGACGGCGTCGTGCTGGCGGTGGGTGACGCGCTGGCCGCGAGCGCGGGCGTCGACCTGCTGTCCGCCCTCGGGGTGCGGGTGCTGGCCGTGAGCGGCCTGGTGACGGCCGGCCCGCTGGCGGCCCGGGAGGCCGCGGCGGTCACCGGGCTGCCGGTGCTGTCACCGGCCCGGCTGGCCGACGGGGCCGCGGTGGAACTGCTCGCGGGCCCGGTGGCCCTGGCCACGGCGGGCGGCAGGTGA
- a CDS encoding ABC transporter ATP-binding protein, producing MSEGRRGRQVARLFRGFGAPYRPRLLLGVGLRICEMVTDLVTPWPIAAVVDRVLGGSGSGNPLSGALDAFGPERSTMLATAAGAVVLLALVSAAFDYAGDRVMNAVGERMSVAIRREIFAHLQRLPLAYHDGQAVGESTSRVITDCGRIKDSLVAFFSVLFPGVLSVTGYVTALLFLDWRFGLIGVGCVPLVLLVGVRNRRRGHRAARRRREAEGRLTGLVAEALQGIRTVHVFGRQELHDRHFAAGSDGVLRAGLEAADVQARRVPLVESVTAVGTAALLWVGGTGVLRGWWSVGHLVVALSYLTGMVAPLRALSKLAGTFAQGQASAERIAAILDEPCPLRAPAGEPPAGLPERAAGRVDFAGVAMDYGERPALRGLDLSVGRGERVALTGPNGAGKSTALALIAGLYRPTRGEVRIDGTATAELSERWLRRQVTAVLQDTFLFAGTLADNIRYARPDASPADVRAAAEAALVTDFADLLPDGLDTRLGDCGTGLSGGQRQRVGIARALLADAPIVLLDEPTSGLDPETERCVVAALGRLVAGRTVVMTTHRPALLRMATRVVRLSSGEVNEATEAVDTGVVRPSAPVRRSAGSDV from the coding sequence ATGAGCGAGGGGCGCCGCGGCCGGCAGGTGGCGCGGCTCTTCCGCGGCTTCGGCGCCCCCTACCGGCCCCGGCTCCTCCTCGGCGTCGGGCTGCGGATCTGCGAGATGGTCACGGACCTGGTGACGCCCTGGCCGATCGCGGCCGTCGTCGACCGGGTGCTGGGCGGCAGCGGATCGGGCAATCCGCTGAGCGGCGCGCTGGACGCCTTCGGCCCCGAGCGGAGCACCATGCTCGCCACGGCCGCCGGGGCGGTGGTGCTGCTGGCCCTGGTGTCGGCCGCGTTCGACTACGCCGGCGACCGGGTGATGAACGCGGTGGGCGAGCGGATGAGCGTGGCGATCCGCCGCGAGATCTTCGCCCACCTGCAACGGCTGCCGCTGGCCTACCACGACGGGCAGGCCGTGGGCGAGTCCACGAGCCGGGTGATCACCGACTGCGGCCGGATCAAGGACAGCCTGGTCGCCTTCTTCTCGGTGCTGTTCCCCGGTGTCCTCTCGGTCACCGGGTACGTGACGGCGCTGCTCTTCCTGGACTGGCGGTTCGGGCTGATCGGCGTCGGCTGCGTACCGCTCGTGCTCCTCGTCGGGGTGCGCAACCGGCGGCGCGGGCACCGGGCCGCGCGGCGCCGCCGGGAGGCGGAGGGGCGGCTGACCGGGCTCGTCGCCGAGGCCCTCCAAGGCATCCGGACGGTCCATGTCTTCGGCCGTCAGGAGCTGCACGACCGGCACTTCGCCGCCGGCAGCGATGGTGTGCTGCGCGCCGGCCTGGAGGCGGCGGACGTGCAGGCCCGCCGGGTGCCGCTGGTGGAGTCGGTCACGGCGGTCGGCACGGCGGCGCTGTTGTGGGTGGGCGGCACGGGGGTGCTGCGCGGCTGGTGGAGCGTCGGCCATCTCGTCGTCGCCCTCAGTTATCTGACGGGGATGGTGGCCCCGCTGCGCGCGCTGTCCAAGCTCGCCGGGACGTTCGCGCAGGGCCAGGCGTCGGCGGAGCGGATCGCCGCGATCCTCGACGAGCCGTGCCCGCTGCGCGCGCCCGCGGGGGAACCGCCCGCCGGGCTGCCGGAGCGCGCGGCGGGCCGCGTCGACTTCGCCGGGGTCGCGATGGACTACGGGGAGCGGCCCGCGCTGCGCGGTCTCGACCTGAGCGTCGGCCGCGGCGAACGGGTCGCGCTGACCGGGCCCAACGGGGCCGGCAAGTCCACGGCGCTCGCGCTGATCGCGGGGCTGTACCGGCCCACACGGGGCGAGGTGCGTATCGACGGCACGGCGACGGCCGAACTGTCCGAGCGGTGGCTGCGCCGGCAGGTGACGGCGGTGCTCCAGGACACCTTCCTCTTCGCCGGCACCCTGGCCGACAACATCCGCTACGCGCGCCCGGACGCGAGCCCCGCGGACGTGCGGGCGGCGGCGGAGGCGGCGCTGGTCACCGACTTCGCCGACCTGCTGCCGGACGGTCTGGACACCCGGCTCGGCGACTGCGGCACAGGGCTGTCCGGCGGTCAGCGCCAGCGCGTGGGGATCGCCCGCGCGCTGCTCGCGGACGCCCCGATCGTGCTGCTGGACGAGCCGACGTCGGGGCTCGACCCGGAGACGGAGCGGTGTGTCGTGGCCGCGCTGGGCCGGCTGGTCGCGGGCCGGACCGTGGTGATGACGACGCATCGGCCGGCGCTGCTGCGGATGGCGACCCGGGTGGTGCGATTGTCATCGGGTGAGGTGAACGAGGCGACAGAGGCGGTGGATACGGGTGTGGTGAGGCCGTCGGCGCCGGTCCGACGGAGCGCCGGTAGCGATGTGTAA
- a CDS encoding NUDIX domain-containing protein, with translation MHSDTTTAKGPSTARGAVAIISNCGGEVLMHLRDDIDGIAWPAHWSLLGGGTDLGETPTETITRELDEEAGLTARDLTELFEIRDEAGSGQLITFFSASWDGDETSLPLAEGVKLQFFAPEHLPVLTIPPFIRDGITRYLVARPT, from the coding sequence ATGCACTCCGACACCACCACCGCCAAGGGCCCGTCCACCGCCCGTGGAGCCGTCGCGATCATCAGCAACTGCGGGGGCGAGGTCCTGATGCACTTGCGCGACGACATCGACGGCATCGCCTGGCCCGCCCACTGGAGCCTGCTCGGAGGGGGCACCGACCTCGGTGAGACCCCGACCGAGACGATCACCCGCGAACTGGACGAAGAAGCCGGCCTCACGGCCCGGGACCTGACCGAGTTGTTCGAGATCCGTGACGAGGCCGGCTCCGGCCAGCTCATCACCTTCTTCTCCGCCTCCTGGGACGGAGACGAGACGAGCCTCCCCCTGGCCGAGGGCGTCAAGCTCCAGTTCTTCGCTCCTGAACATCTACCGGTTCTCACGATCCCGCCGTTCATCCGGGACGGGATCACCCGCTACCTGGTCGCCCGGCCTACCTGA
- a CDS encoding sporulation protein encodes MASTARRTRPPNADLARLIEAGGASHKALAHRVNQLAQAAGMETGYSHTAIANWCRRGMTPKWPVPRLLAEAVGERLGRPVSLTEIGMGEAETPQANLGLEFPREPADAVRVAASFWSTVNRRDFLTGSSFALSAFTTPVTRCLVTPADDTAHHCGGIQVGRLDLDELRDAADEARRWDSRYGGGNWRANSVTTCLEQQAAPLLQGSFSDEVGRALFSVTAELSRLAGWTAFDVGQHEVAQRHFIQALRLARAGGDIQLGCYILTTMAMQALMRGFADEAIDMAQGAFERAKHNATHRVLAFTKLIEARAHARTGDERAASRALSASENLLEQARGDTGDDPGWIDFYHHARLSADAAEVFRDLRNPKAALAWNQRAAAMQPGVFTRSVGMRLAIVGTAHLQARDLDHGLELGNRSVDILARVKSTRALDYVREFNTALAPWRREPAVRDFIHRTRTELGIAA; translated from the coding sequence GTGGCGTCGACCGCCCGCCGGACCCGTCCGCCCAACGCGGACCTGGCCCGGCTCATCGAAGCCGGTGGAGCGAGTCACAAAGCCCTCGCCCATCGCGTCAACCAGCTCGCGCAGGCCGCCGGGATGGAGACCGGCTACTCACATACCGCCATCGCGAACTGGTGTCGCCGGGGTATGACCCCGAAATGGCCGGTCCCCCGCCTCCTCGCTGAGGCCGTCGGCGAACGGCTCGGACGCCCCGTCTCACTGACGGAGATCGGAATGGGCGAGGCCGAGACACCGCAGGCGAACCTGGGACTGGAATTCCCCCGGGAACCCGCCGACGCCGTCCGCGTCGCCGCCTCCTTCTGGAGCACCGTGAACCGTCGCGACTTCCTCACCGGATCGAGCTTCGCGCTCTCCGCCTTCACCACGCCCGTTACCCGCTGCCTCGTCACCCCCGCCGACGACACCGCCCACCACTGTGGAGGGATTCAAGTCGGCCGCCTCGACCTGGACGAACTACGGGACGCCGCAGACGAAGCTCGCCGCTGGGACTCCAGATACGGCGGCGGGAACTGGCGAGCCAACTCCGTCACCACCTGCCTCGAACAACAAGCCGCCCCACTCCTTCAGGGCTCGTTCTCCGACGAGGTCGGCCGCGCACTGTTCTCCGTCACCGCCGAACTCTCCCGTCTGGCCGGCTGGACGGCCTTCGATGTCGGCCAGCACGAAGTGGCCCAGCGGCACTTCATCCAGGCTCTTCGCCTCGCCCGCGCCGGCGGCGACATCCAGCTCGGCTGCTACATCCTGACAACCATGGCCATGCAAGCCCTGATGCGAGGCTTCGCCGACGAAGCCATCGACATGGCCCAAGGCGCCTTCGAACGCGCCAAGCACAACGCCACACACCGGGTACTGGCATTCACCAAACTCATCGAAGCCCGCGCCCACGCGCGAACCGGAGACGAACGGGCCGCCTCCCGGGCCCTGTCCGCCTCGGAGAACCTCCTCGAACAAGCCCGCGGGGACACCGGAGACGATCCGGGCTGGATCGACTTCTATCACCACGCGCGACTGTCCGCCGATGCCGCCGAGGTCTTCCGGGACCTGAGGAACCCCAAGGCCGCCCTGGCCTGGAACCAGCGGGCCGCCGCCATGCAGCCCGGAGTCTTCACCCGGTCCGTCGGCATGCGACTCGCGATCGTGGGAACCGCCCACCTCCAGGCCCGAGACCTCGACCACGGTCTGGAACTGGGCAACCGGTCCGTCGACATCCTCGCCCGCGTGAAATCCACGCGGGCGTTGGACTACGTCCGTGAGTTCAACACCGCCCTGGCCCCCTGGCGTCGCGAACCGGCCGTCCGCGACTTCATCCACCGCACCCGCACCGAACTCGGCATCGCCGCATAG
- a CDS encoding TolB family protein, translating to MRSRPLVLAVTLAALLLTACGTSREPDPGPPAPTGTHPGGTRPDGARLVYRGEGRASAQNPAFSPDGRRMLFTLFHDGYNEGAAALRVLPLDGRGAAGPGRRADTLLDESDRAAVNLPGASWHPSAGVTFASDRAGHDEVWVLPPGGERPVRVTEHRGRSGYLEPSFSPDGRWIVFQESVEEETGSEERRPSRAALGSLWKVRRDGSGATRLLDGPATGTDNRQPNWSPKGDRLVFQRRERDSDTWALYVMGADGTGLRRLTGGSGEHTDPSWSPDGRSVVFSSTAGGLEVPQIFVIPATGGTPVRVTRSPAGYDGAPSWSPDGRWIAFEAHPGDEDRPTSLWRIPAPGAVTR from the coding sequence GTGCGCAGCCGACCGCTCGTCCTCGCCGTCACCCTCGCCGCCCTCCTCCTCACCGCGTGCGGTACGTCCCGGGAACCCGATCCCGGGCCGCCCGCCCCCACCGGCACCCACCCCGGCGGTACGCGCCCCGACGGTGCCCGGCTCGTCTACCGGGGGGAGGGGCGGGCCAGCGCGCAGAATCCGGCGTTCTCGCCCGACGGGCGGCGGATGCTGTTCACCCTCTTCCACGACGGCTACAACGAGGGCGCCGCCGCCCTCCGGGTGCTGCCGCTCGACGGTCGTGGCGCCGCCGGGCCGGGGCGGCGGGCCGACACGCTGCTCGACGAGTCGGACCGGGCCGCCGTGAACCTCCCGGGTGCCAGTTGGCACCCCTCCGCCGGGGTCACCTTCGCCTCCGACCGGGCCGGGCACGACGAGGTGTGGGTGCTGCCGCCGGGTGGCGAGCGGCCCGTGCGGGTCACCGAACACCGGGGGAGGTCGGGCTACTTGGAGCCCAGCTTCTCGCCCGACGGGCGGTGGATCGTCTTCCAGGAGAGCGTGGAGGAGGAGACGGGGAGCGAGGAGCGCCGGCCGTCGCGGGCCGCGCTCGGGTCCCTGTGGAAGGTGCGGCGCGACGGCAGCGGGGCGACGCGGCTGCTGGACGGGCCCGCGACCGGGACGGACAACCGCCAGCCCAACTGGTCGCCGAAGGGGGACCGGCTGGTCTTCCAGCGGCGGGAGCGGGACAGCGACACCTGGGCGCTGTACGTGATGGGCGCCGACGGCACCGGCCTGCGCAGGCTCACCGGCGGATCCGGCGAGCACACCGACCCGAGCTGGTCGCCCGACGGCCGGTCGGTGGTCTTCTCCTCCACCGCCGGGGGCCTGGAGGTGCCGCAGATCTTCGTGATCCCCGCTACCGGCGGGACCCCGGTCAGGGTGACCCGGAGCCCCGCCGGCTACGACGGCGCGCCCAGCTGGTCACCGGACGGCCGGTGGATCGCCTTCGAGGCGCACCCGGGGGACGAGGACCGGCCGACGTCGCT
- a CDS encoding UDP-glucose dehydrogenase family protein → MKLTVIGCGYLGATHAACMAELGHEVLGMDTDRDKILALGAGKAPFFERGLDDLLAKHTADGRLRFTASYAEVASFADLHFLGVGTPQRAGSDAYDLNDLFIAVRSLAPHLHRPAVVVGKSTVPVGTAPRLAAILREEAPAGEQTEVAWNPEFLRESYAVEDTLHPDRLVLGFTSEHTHAERVLRQCFGKIIEAGAPVITTSLATAELVKGSANAFLATKISFINAIAEVCEAAGADVHQLAEALGHDSRIGARGLRPGLGFGGGCLPKDLRGFMARAGELGTDQALGLLREVDAINLRRRERMVDLAREQLDGTVKGKRIAVWGAAFKPGTDDIRDSPALAVATHLHRLGADITVHDPKALDNARKAHPELDYADTAFDAAERADLLLHLTEWPEFTDISPVGLASHVSRTKVVDGRGTLDPGRWRQAGWNFRSLGCC, encoded by the coding sequence ATGAAGCTCACCGTCATCGGTTGCGGCTACCTCGGCGCCACCCATGCCGCCTGCATGGCCGAGCTCGGCCACGAAGTCCTCGGCATGGACACCGACCGCGACAAGATTCTCGCCCTCGGAGCAGGGAAGGCCCCATTCTTCGAACGCGGCCTGGACGACCTGCTGGCCAAGCACACCGCCGACGGACGCCTGAGGTTCACCGCCTCGTACGCTGAGGTCGCGTCCTTCGCCGACCTGCACTTCCTCGGCGTCGGAACACCGCAGCGAGCCGGGTCCGACGCCTACGACCTCAACGACCTCTTCATCGCCGTCCGTAGTCTCGCACCCCACCTGCACCGCCCCGCCGTCGTGGTCGGCAAGTCCACTGTCCCGGTCGGCACCGCTCCGCGGCTTGCCGCGATTCTCCGTGAGGAAGCCCCGGCGGGCGAGCAGACCGAGGTCGCCTGGAATCCGGAGTTCCTGCGCGAGTCCTACGCCGTCGAGGACACCCTCCACCCCGACCGCCTCGTTCTCGGCTTCACCAGCGAGCACACCCACGCCGAGCGCGTGCTGAGGCAGTGCTTCGGCAAGATCATCGAAGCCGGAGCGCCGGTGATCACGACCAGTCTGGCAACAGCCGAGCTGGTCAAGGGCTCGGCGAACGCCTTCCTCGCCACGAAGATCTCGTTCATCAACGCCATCGCCGAGGTGTGCGAAGCAGCCGGCGCCGACGTCCACCAGCTCGCCGAAGCCCTGGGCCACGACAGCCGCATCGGCGCCCGCGGTCTGCGGCCCGGCCTCGGCTTCGGCGGCGGCTGCTTGCCCAAGGACCTTCGCGGATTCATGGCCCGCGCAGGTGAACTCGGCACCGACCAGGCCCTGGGCCTCCTCCGCGAAGTCGACGCCATCAATCTGCGTCGCCGCGAACGCATGGTCGACCTTGCCCGCGAACAGCTCGACGGCACCGTCAAGGGCAAGCGCATCGCCGTCTGGGGAGCGGCCTTCAAGCCCGGCACCGACGATATCCGTGACTCCCCCGCTCTCGCTGTCGCCACCCATCTCCACCGGCTCGGTGCCGATATCACCGTCCACGATCCCAAGGCCCTCGACAACGCCCGCAAGGCTCACCCGGAGCTCGACTACGCGGACACGGCCTTCGACGCGGCCGAACGCGCCGACCTGTTGCTGCACCTGACCGAATGGCCTGAGTTCACCGACATCAGCCCTGTCGGGCTCGCGAGCCACGTCTCCCGGACCAAGGTTGTCGACGGCCGTGGCACCCTCGATCCCGGCCGCTGGCGCCAAGCCGGATGGAATTTCCGGTCCCTCGGGTGCTGCTGA
- a CDS encoding asparagine synthetase B family protein yields MGLSQAHRGPDGTFQVASSDGRAVLAMNTLLIVDPAARPGPYLDVSTGLLLAFNGEIYNFRQQATAWGIALARHETDAHLVLKAWVTFGPACLDGLDGMFALALYDPGAGEAGTLFLARDRLGEKPLYWRLDGSRLAFASEVTTLTGYGMASLVVRPEMLAIETPTGVETPFQGVQLLAPAGLLSFDLFSGSLEHTTWWSLEDREPWESDYAPALARFSVVLAEQIPLRAPSGDFALLLSGGLDSSVLAYLMRPPVCVTVRYRDQDRLDESQIAASIARDIDAELIVVEPDTTDFTTALPHMVHALDYPMGNASTFSEYMAYRAVAERGIKVVIGGLGPDEFLMGYVRQALILFGPEAVLGAGLEAYRPLAGKLLHSAGQPTQPSEAAARLILRGPDPDGRISELVADAFTRAGGDTARALTLAELATAWRPLVMTSDKLASAFALERRSPFLARELVELAYRLPTEHKISEPAAGKRILRDAAKALGLPREVWASRDKLGFASPVPAWLTGPLAQWTDARIRAALGEAPEPLRTLLARGLEAGGRFDRSRVLALMAATWFSEQTAKAAA; encoded by the coding sequence ATGGGTCTGTCCCAGGCACACCGTGGACCGGATGGCACATTTCAAGTCGCCTCATCGGACGGGCGGGCCGTGCTGGCCATGAACACCCTGCTGATCGTTGACCCGGCTGCCCGGCCCGGCCCCTACCTCGACGTCAGCACAGGGCTGCTGCTGGCCTTCAACGGCGAGATCTACAACTTCCGGCAGCAGGCCACCGCCTGGGGCATCGCGCTTGCCCGCCACGAGACCGATGCCCACCTGGTCCTGAAGGCTTGGGTCACGTTCGGGCCCGCCTGCTTGGACGGACTGGACGGCATGTTCGCACTGGCCCTCTACGATCCCGGCGCGGGTGAGGCCGGAACGCTGTTCCTGGCCAGGGACCGGCTGGGGGAGAAGCCGCTCTACTGGCGGCTGGACGGCAGCCGGCTCGCTTTCGCCTCCGAGGTCACCACCCTGACCGGCTACGGCATGGCATCGCTCGTGGTCCGCCCGGAGATGCTGGCCATCGAGACCCCGACCGGAGTCGAGACCCCGTTCCAAGGTGTTCAGCTGCTGGCTCCGGCCGGCCTGCTGTCCTTCGACCTCTTCTCCGGATCTCTGGAGCACACCACCTGGTGGAGCCTGGAGGACCGCGAGCCCTGGGAGAGCGACTACGCGCCGGCCCTGGCCCGCTTCTCCGTCGTTCTGGCCGAGCAGATTCCGCTGCGGGCCCCTTCGGGAGACTTCGCGTTGCTGCTGTCGGGCGGCCTGGACTCCTCGGTGCTCGCCTATCTCATGCGTCCGCCGGTCTGTGTCACCGTCCGCTACCGGGACCAGGACCGCCTCGACGAGTCACAGATCGCCGCCTCCATCGCCCGTGACATCGACGCCGAGTTGATCGTGGTCGAGCCGGACACCACCGACTTCACCACCGCCCTGCCGCACATGGTCCACGCGTTGGACTACCCCATGGGCAATGCCTCGACCTTCTCCGAATACATGGCCTACCGGGCCGTCGCCGAGCGAGGCATCAAGGTCGTGATCGGCGGCTTGGGGCCGGACGAGTTCCTGATGGGCTACGTCCGGCAGGCCCTGATCCTCTTCGGCCCCGAAGCCGTCCTGGGCGCCGGCCTGGAGGCGTACCGACCTCTGGCAGGCAAGTTGCTGCACTCAGCCGGGCAACCCACGCAGCCTTCCGAGGCCGCCGCCCGGCTGATCCTTCGCGGCCCGGACCCCGACGGCAGGATCAGTGAACTGGTGGCCGATGCCTTCACCCGCGCGGGCGGCGACACGGCCCGCGCGCTCACGCTCGCCGAACTGGCGACGGCCTGGCGTCCGCTGGTCATGACCAGCGACAAGCTCGCCTCCGCCTTCGCTCTGGAGCGGCGCTCGCCGTTTCTGGCCCGCGAGCTCGTGGAGCTGGCCTACCGGCTCCCGACCGAACACAAGATCAGCGAGCCTGCGGCAGGGAAGCGCATTCTGCGGGATGCCGCCAAAGCGCTGGGTCTGCCGCGCGAGGTCTGGGCCAGCCGGGACAAGCTCGGCTTCGCTTCCCCGGTCCCTGCCTGGCTGACCGGCCCGCTCGCCCAATGGACGGACGCTCGGATTCGTGCTGCCCTTGGCGAGGCGCCGGAACCTCTGCGGACGCTGTTGGCGCGCGGACTGGAGGCGGGCGGCAGGTTCGACCGCTCCCGCGTGCTGGCTCTGATGGCAGCTACCTGGTTTTCCGAGCAGACGGCGAAGGCAGCCGCATGA